A genomic region of Erythrobacter sp. SCSIO 43205 contains the following coding sequences:
- a CDS encoding SO2930 family diheme c-type cytochrome: MRRGIALLAAGALALSVSIATSNDASALPPPRINDEAILGIEQLDGEVREMPRTLAEYGFFLDAAARSPAPGLIPYELNTPLWSDGADKLRYIYLPEGEMLDTDGDLDNPGLLQFPVGSAIIKTFAFGERYVETRVLVHRADGWVALPYRWNQEQTEARLALAGARIPITTPSGEEISYRIPNKNQCKSCHSKDGEIVPIGPKVRNLSFRWLTRMALDGHIKNILVKDPIEGPLPVGGSRMPEWNDEDASTEVLARAYLDVNCAHCHQPGGGASNSGLDLRWEQSDRFAIGVNKPPVAAGRGAGGLLVSIEPGAPERSILVHRMDSNDPGVAMPELGRSTIDRKAVALMRKWISEMGE; encoded by the coding sequence GTGAGGCGCGGCATTGCTCTGTTAGCGGCAGGAGCGCTTGCGCTTAGCGTGTCGATTGCGACGAGCAATGATGCAAGCGCGCTTCCCCCGCCGCGTATCAATGACGAGGCGATCCTTGGCATTGAACAACTCGACGGTGAGGTGCGCGAAATGCCGCGCACGCTTGCCGAATACGGCTTCTTCCTCGATGCCGCGGCGCGCAGTCCGGCACCGGGCCTCATCCCATATGAGCTCAACACACCTCTGTGGTCCGATGGCGCGGATAAGCTGCGCTATATCTATCTGCCCGAAGGCGAGATGCTGGACACCGATGGCGACCTAGACAATCCGGGCTTGCTGCAATTCCCTGTCGGCTCTGCGATTATCAAGACATTCGCTTTCGGGGAGCGTTACGTTGAAACGCGCGTTCTGGTGCACCGCGCCGATGGGTGGGTCGCGTTACCCTATCGCTGGAACCAGGAGCAGACCGAGGCGCGACTTGCGCTGGCGGGGGCGCGGATCCCCATCACTACGCCTTCGGGTGAGGAAATCAGCTATCGCATCCCGAACAAGAACCAGTGCAAGTCCTGCCACTCCAAGGACGGAGAGATCGTGCCTATCGGACCCAAGGTTCGCAACCTTTCATTCAGGTGGCTCACTCGCATGGCGCTTGACGGTCACATCAAGAACATTCTGGTAAAAGATCCGATTGAGGGACCTCTCCCGGTTGGCGGTTCAAGAATGCCAGAATGGAACGATGAGGACGCATCAACCGAAGTCCTCGCCCGCGCCTATCTTGATGTGAATTGCGCCCATTGCCACCAACCGGGCGGTGGGGCGTCCAATTCAGGGCTGGATCTAAGATGGGAGCAGAGCGACCGATTCGCCATTGGTGTCAATAAGCCGCCGGTCGCAGCTGGTAGAGGGGCGGGGGGCCTCCTTGTCTCAATTGAGCCGGGCGCGCCTGAGAGGTCGATCCTCGTCCACCGCATGGACTCTAATGACCCCGGTGTGGCCATGCCGGAACTGGGGCGTTCGACCATCGATAGGAAGGCCGTTGCCCTCATGCGCAAATGGATTTCGGAGATGGGTGAATGA
- a CDS encoding alpha/beta fold hydrolase, with protein sequence MKWALRILGVIVLIVAVAFAIFRTPDTDAQAMRAKYGSEPSQFVEIDGGTVIHLRDEGPEDGDAQGLPIILLHGSNADLHTWEPWAKELAKTRRVIRFDQVSHGLTGPDPDGDYSRENFTSDVIEVADALGVERFILGGNSMGGKHALGVASLYPSRVAGLILVDGSGAPQDEVEAMMDPAKVEEDDGGNIGFAIARMPGVNLLAQHITPRSLIKQSLEQSVSNQAVVTQEAVDRYWELLRYPGNRAATMERFATEYEPLTKDQIAAIAVPTLILWGEEDRLIPVEAGEWLNQAMPNSELVIYPAIGHLPHEEAVDATLSDVQRWLDSMEKPAS encoded by the coding sequence ATGAAGTGGGCGCTGCGCATCCTAGGCGTGATTGTGCTGATCGTAGCCGTAGCATTTGCAATATTTCGCACTCCTGACACCGACGCGCAGGCGATGCGCGCAAAATATGGTAGCGAACCATCGCAATTCGTTGAAATCGATGGTGGAACCGTCATTCATCTGCGTGATGAGGGACCAGAGGATGGCGACGCACAAGGGCTTCCCATTATCCTCCTTCACGGCTCCAACGCAGACCTCCACACTTGGGAGCCCTGGGCAAAAGAGCTTGCCAAAACCCGCCGCGTTATCCGCTTCGATCAAGTGTCCCACGGTCTAACCGGGCCTGACCCGGACGGCGATTATTCACGCGAAAACTTCACCAGCGATGTGATCGAAGTAGCGGACGCGCTCGGCGTCGAGCGTTTCATCCTCGGCGGCAATTCCATGGGCGGCAAACACGCGCTTGGTGTTGCCAGCCTTTATCCCTCCCGCGTCGCAGGGCTTATCCTCGTCGACGGCAGCGGCGCGCCTCAGGACGAGGTGGAGGCCATGATGGACCCGGCTAAAGTGGAAGAAGACGATGGCGGAAACATCGGCTTCGCAATCGCCCGAATGCCCGGCGTGAACCTTCTGGCACAGCACATCACGCCGCGCTCACTCATCAAACAGAGCCTTGAACAAAGTGTTTCAAACCAAGCAGTTGTCACACAGGAGGCGGTGGATCGCTATTGGGAACTCTTGCGCTATCCAGGCAACCGCGCCGCCACAATGGAGCGGTTTGCAACCGAGTATGAGCCGCTAACCAAGGATCAAATCGCCGCCATTGCAGTGCCGACGCTCATCCTGTGGGGTGAAGAGGACCGCCTGATCCCGGTGGAGGCAGGGGAATGGCTGAACCAGGCAATGCCGAACAGCGAGCTGGTAATTTATCCAGCCATTGGACATCTGCCGCATGAAGAGGCGGTCGATGCAACCCTAAGCGACGTGCAGCGCTGGCTCGATAGCATGGAGAAGCCCGCGTCGTAA
- a CDS encoding aspartate/glutamate racemase family protein, protein MSWVSTGIYYDRINRIVQRRAAPMASAPLLIESLDFCELYALREEKDWQRAAQILSESAKRLEGAGAGALIINANSMHKVYDDVAQSVGIPILHIADCVGKALKDAGCESAALLGTRNVMTESFYRKRLVAHGVDLLPPNMTNVDTMDSIIYDELMVGKVTRDAERKMKTIITNKSQEGAQAIVLACTELDLIVDVDANVLPVFDSTRIHCQAAANWILDDELED, encoded by the coding sequence ATGAGCTGGGTCTCAACCGGGATTTATTACGACCGGATCAACCGCATCGTGCAACGCCGCGCGGCACCTATGGCATCAGCGCCGCTGTTGATCGAAAGCCTCGATTTTTGTGAGCTTTATGCCCTTCGCGAAGAGAAGGATTGGCAACGCGCGGCCCAAATCCTGAGCGAGAGCGCCAAACGCCTCGAAGGGGCGGGGGCAGGGGCGCTTATTATCAACGCCAATTCCATGCATAAAGTGTATGATGATGTGGCCCAAAGCGTTGGTATCCCCATCCTTCACATCGCCGATTGTGTCGGTAAGGCCTTGAAGGATGCAGGATGCGAAAGCGCAGCATTGCTCGGCACGCGCAATGTGATGACCGAAAGCTTCTATCGCAAACGGCTTGTCGCGCACGGTGTGGATCTTCTGCCGCCCAATATGACCAATGTCGATACCATGGACTCGATCATCTATGATGAGCTGATGGTGGGTAAAGTCACCCGCGATGCAGAGCGCAAGATGAAGACAATCATCACCAATAAATCGCAAGAGGGCGCGCAGGCGATTGTGCTTGCCTGTACCGAGCTCGACCTGATCGTTGATGTCGATGCCAATGTGTTGCCGGTTTTCGATTCAACCCGCATCCATTGCCAAGCGGCCGCAAACTGGATCCTCGACGACGAACTTGAAGATTAG